TGGGCACTCAGCGGGCCGAGTGGTCTGCTCCCTTTGCTGCCTTCTATAGCCGCCTGGTTGCAAGCGAGCTCGCACCGGAGCTTGCGCGCGAGCTCGTTTCAAAGCTGGTCGAGGCCGGCGGCTCCGAGCCCACGCCGGAGGCGGTGCGGGCGCAGGAGTCGTTGATCGCGGATTGGCTTCCCTGCTCGGGGGCGATCGAGCCCCCGGCTTCGCTGGAAGCGCGTCCCAAGATCGTCGCGCTGGTCGGGCCCACCGGGGTCGGCAAGACCACGACCATCGCGAAGCTCGCCGCCAATTTCCGCCTCATCCAGCAGCAGGACGTCGCCCTCATCACCATCGACACCTACCGTGTCGCTGCCGTCGAGCAACTGCGCACCTACGGGGACATCATCGGCATCCCCGTCGAGGTGGTGGTGACCCCGAGCGCGCTCAAGGATGCGATCGCGCGCTTCGCAGACAAGGACGTTATCCTGATCGACACGGCGGGCCGCTCGCCCACCAATCGCATGCACCTGCACGAGCTGCGGGGCTTCCTGGACATTCCTCATCCGCGAGAGGTGCATCTGGTCCTTTCGGCCACGACCAACCGCGCGAACCTGGCGCGGATCACCGAGGCCTTTGAGCCGGTGGGCGTCGATCGCGTGATCTTCACCAAGATCGACGAGACCGGCTCCTTCGGAGCCATGCTCTCGACGGCCCATGCCTTTGCCAAGCCGCTGTCGTACCTCACGACGGGGCAGAGCGTGCCGGACGATATTCGGACCGCCGATGCCACCGCCATGGCGCGCATGCTCACCGACGAGATGCTCGTATGATGGGCGATCAGGCCGAACGGCTTCGCGAGCTCGTCCAGCGCGGCAAGGCACCCGAGGTGCAGGCGACGCCGCCGATTCTCGCGCGGCTCGAATCCGCCCAGGAGCCCGACACCGTCGCGCTGAGTGGCGAAGCGAGCGCTGAGGCGAAGATTACAAGCTCGGAGGAGATTCCGGCAGCAGCGCCTGAGGCGGCCCCTGAGCCGCGCCCCGAGGTGTCGATTCCGCTACCCGAACCCGGTGCTCGCGCGGGACGAACCATCGTGATCACGAGTGGGAAGGGCGGGGTCGGCAAGACCAACGTCACCGTCAACCTCGCGTTGACCTTCGCGCGCCGGGGGCGCAAGACCATCCTCTTCGACGCGGATCTCGGCATGGCCAACGTGGACGTG
The nucleotide sequence above comes from bacterium. Encoded proteins:
- the flhF gene encoding flagellar biosynthesis protein FlhF, which codes for MKIRQYTAATMQEARLKIKMDLGPDAVILHTRSFKRGGVFGLFAKDMVEVLAAVDAPDQGGYRLSPPVPTTIAPAPALISTIAPALPTTESNSQALVAPSTEVAELKEAVVEVKRMLGSMAEQLGTQRAEWSAPFAAFYSRLVASELAPELARELVSKLVEAGGSEPTPEAVRAQESLIADWLPCSGAIEPPASLEARPKIVALVGPTGVGKTTTIAKLAANFRLIQQQDVALITIDTYRVAAVEQLRTYGDIIGIPVEVVVTPSALKDAIARFADKDVILIDTAGRSPTNRMHLHELRGFLDIPHPREVHLVLSATTNRANLARITEAFEPVGVDRVIFTKIDETGSFGAMLSTAHAFAKPLSYLTTGQSVPDDIRTADATAMARMLTDEMLV